The proteins below come from a single Methanobacterium petrolearium genomic window:
- a CDS encoding pyruvate kinase alpha/beta domain-containing protein, with amino-acid sequence MEKKINYFENPGAENTDKVIELVKERKEELGIENIVVASVSGRSSVKVLENIPDTKIVSITHHSGFKGGDDLELEEEYVKKLENANVPIYVGSHSLSGVGRGISNKFGGITPVEIIAGTLRLFSQGVKVCVEISIMAADAGLIPTDKEVIAIGGSAKGVDTAVVLKPAHMGNFFDLRINEIIAMPRP; translated from the coding sequence ATGGAGAAAAAAATCAACTACTTTGAAAATCCTGGTGCGGAAAATACAGACAAAGTTATTGAACTGGTTAAAGAAAGAAAGGAAGAATTGGGTATTGAAAACATTGTTGTGGCATCAGTTTCCGGGCGAAGCAGTGTTAAAGTTCTGGAAAATATCCCAGATACAAAGATTGTGAGCATCACTCACCATTCTGGATTTAAAGGTGGGGATGATTTAGAACTAGAAGAAGAATATGTCAAAAAACTTGAAAATGCAAATGTACCAATCTATGTTGGTTCACATTCTCTTAGTGGAGTTGGAAGGGGTATAAGCAACAAATTCGGTGGTATCACCCCTGTTGAAATCATAGCTGGTACTTTGAGATTATTCTCACAGGGAGTGAAAGTTTGTGTAGAAATAAGTATCATGGCTGCTGATGCTGGGCTAATACCTACAGATAAAGAGGTTATAGCTATAGGTGGAAGTGCTAAAGGTGTTGATACTGCAGTAGTTTTGAAGCCAGCGCACATGGGTAACTTCTTCGACCTACGGATAAATGAAATCATTGCTATGCCCAGACCTTAG